In Sphingopyxis sp. 113P3, one DNA window encodes the following:
- the purU gene encoding formyltetrahydrofolate deformylase has product MRKDAAARYILTLACEDKIGIVAAVTGLLAERDGFILDSQQYADLDSGRFFMRVEFRGAGARFPQGLAAVQAAFAPIIARFEMDARIIDRAAKPRFVIAVSQGSHCLNDLLHRWSTGNLAIDIVGVVSNHDTLRRLTEWHGVPFHHLPVSDANRAEQEAAMLRIMAEGEAEYLVLARYMQVLSSDLSERLAGRCINIHHSFLPGFKGAKPYHRAHERGVKLIGATAHFVTGDLDEGPIIEQAVERVDHRQSVDDLIRTGRDIEAQVLARAVRWVAEQRVLIDGRKTVVFR; this is encoded by the coding sequence GCTGCGGTGACGGGGCTGCTCGCCGAGCGCGACGGCTTCATTCTCGACAGCCAGCAATATGCGGATCTCGATTCGGGGCGCTTCTTCATGCGCGTCGAGTTCCGCGGCGCGGGAGCGCGCTTCCCGCAAGGACTGGCGGCCGTGCAGGCGGCTTTCGCGCCGATCATCGCACGCTTTGAAATGGATGCGCGGATCATCGACCGCGCGGCGAAGCCGCGTTTCGTCATCGCGGTGTCGCAGGGGAGCCATTGTCTCAACGACCTGCTGCACCGCTGGTCGACCGGCAATCTCGCGATCGACATCGTCGGCGTCGTGTCGAACCACGACACGCTGCGCCGCCTCACCGAATGGCACGGCGTTCCCTTCCACCATCTACCGGTGAGCGACGCCAACCGCGCCGAACAGGAGGCCGCGATGCTGCGCATCATGGCCGAGGGCGAGGCGGAATATCTGGTGCTCGCCCGCTATATGCAGGTTCTCTCGAGCGACCTTTCCGAACGTCTCGCGGGGCGCTGCATCAACATTCACCACAGCTTCCTTCCCGGATTCAAGGGCGCCAAACCCTATCACCGCGCGCACGAACGCGGGGTGAAGCTGATCGGCGCGACCGCCCATTTCGTCACCGGTGATCTCGACGAGGGCCCGATCATCGAGCAGGCGGTCGAACGCGTCGACCATCGCCAGTCGGTCGACGACCTCATTCGCACCGGCCGCGATATCGAAGCGCAGGTGCTGGCACGCGCGGTGCGCTGGGTCGCAGAGCAGCGGGTGCTGATCGACGGACGCAAGACGGTCGTCTTCCGCTAG
- the fghA gene encoding S-formylglutathione hydrolase: protein MTLETVSTNRSHGGTQGVYRHQSDTTGTAMTFAMFVPDHEAGAKLPVLWYLSGLTCTHANVMEKGEYRAACAEHGVIFVAPDTSPRGEGVPDDPDGAWDFGLGAGFYVDATEEPWAQHYRMRSYVEDELPSLILRECPAADLARQGITGHSMGGHGALTVALRTPDRFRSVSAFAPIAAPTQCPWGEKALSAYLGEDREAWGAYDACALIEAGARLPDLLVDQGAADNFLGEQLKTELLAEACERAGQKATIRMQPGYDHSYYFISTFMAEHIAWHAERLRG, encoded by the coding sequence ATGACACTCGAAACCGTTTCGACCAACCGCAGCCACGGCGGCACGCAGGGCGTCTACCGGCACCAAAGCGATACGACGGGCACCGCCATGACCTTCGCGATGTTTGTCCCCGACCATGAAGCGGGAGCCAAGCTGCCCGTCCTCTGGTATCTCTCGGGCCTCACCTGCACCCATGCCAATGTGATGGAAAAGGGCGAGTATCGCGCCGCCTGCGCCGAACATGGCGTGATCTTTGTCGCGCCCGATACCAGCCCGCGCGGCGAAGGAGTTCCCGACGACCCCGACGGCGCCTGGGACTTCGGCCTCGGCGCCGGCTTCTACGTCGATGCGACCGAAGAACCGTGGGCGCAGCATTACCGGATGCGCTCCTATGTCGAGGATGAGCTGCCCTCGCTGATATTGCGCGAATGTCCCGCCGCCGACCTTGCCCGGCAGGGAATAACCGGCCACTCGATGGGCGGACATGGCGCTCTGACCGTCGCGCTGCGCACGCCAGACCGTTTTCGTTCGGTCTCGGCCTTTGCGCCGATCGCCGCGCCGACGCAGTGCCCGTGGGGCGAAAAGGCGCTGTCAGCCTATCTCGGCGAGGACCGCGAGGCATGGGGCGCTTATGATGCCTGCGCGCTGATCGAAGCGGGCGCGCGGCTCCCCGACCTGCTTGTCGATCAGGGCGCGGCCGATAATTTTCTCGGCGAACAGCTCAAGACCGAGCTGCTGGCCGAGGCATGCGAGCGCGCGGGCCAGAAAGCGACCATCCGCATGCAGCCGGGCTATGACCACAGCTATTATTTCATCTCGACCTTCATGGCCGAGCATATCGCCTGGCATGCTGAACGGTTGAGGGGCTAA
- a CDS encoding prolyl-tRNA synthetase associated domain-containing protein — protein MADLDRLAIPFAAHEHVAVFTVAESDAVNAAIPGAHTKNLFLKDAGGAFWLVTVPAEARVDLKALPAAIGCKRVSFGKAEDMQRLLGITPGSVTPLAAINAPPGSIRVVLDAGLAARDRVNVHPLRNTGTLGLSGGAILDLLRHWGHDPLTAPIPTQDTS, from the coding sequence ATGGCCGACCTTGATAGGCTTGCCATTCCCTTCGCCGCGCACGAGCATGTCGCCGTGTTCACTGTCGCCGAAAGCGACGCGGTGAACGCTGCGATTCCGGGGGCCCACACCAAAAATCTGTTTCTGAAGGACGCGGGCGGCGCTTTCTGGCTCGTCACAGTGCCAGCCGAGGCGCGCGTCGATCTGAAAGCGCTTCCCGCCGCGATCGGCTGCAAGCGCGTGAGCTTCGGCAAGGCCGAGGACATGCAGCGCCTGCTCGGGATCACACCGGGCTCGGTGACCCCGCTCGCAGCGATCAACGCCCCGCCGGGCAGCATCAGGGTGGTGCTCGACGCAGGACTTGCGGCCCGGGACCGCGTCAATGTCCACCCGCTGCGCAACACCGGAACATTGGGACTGTCGGGAGGCGCCATACTGGACCTCCTTCGTCATTGGGGTCATGATCCCCTGACCGCTCCCATCCCGACGCAGGATACTTCATGA
- a CDS encoding VOC family protein: protein MYSHNMVGSNDLDASKKFYDATFQAIGGKPGIIDDKGRIIYIHNGGLFLVTKPIDGQAATAGNGCTIGFAMANPEQADAWHRAGVEAGGTAIEDPPGLREGSGMKMYLAYLRDPSGNKLCALHRMG from the coding sequence ATGTACAGCCACAATATGGTCGGATCGAACGATCTCGACGCGTCGAAGAAATTCTACGACGCGACCTTTCAGGCTATCGGCGGCAAGCCCGGCATCATCGACGACAAGGGGCGCATTATCTACATCCACAACGGCGGACTGTTTCTGGTGACCAAGCCGATCGATGGTCAGGCGGCGACCGCGGGCAACGGTTGCACCATCGGCTTTGCGATGGCGAATCCCGAACAGGCGGATGCCTGGCACCGCGCGGGAGTCGAGGCTGGCGGCACTGCGATCGAAGACCCGCCGGGGCTGCGCGAAGGCAGCGGCATGAAGATGTATCTCGCCTATCTTCGCGATCCCTCGGGCAACAAGCTCTGCGCGCTCCACCGGATGGGCTGA